A DNA window from Niabella yanshanensis contains the following coding sequences:
- a CDS encoding META domain-containing protein, whose amino-acid sequence MKHSYYLILGLAFLCSSCGNTKKATKSNETSSTMTTTSLTGKKWKLIELNGQPVADRVNNKEPFIEFNDTDKRYTASGGCNGLGGTYTLTDKGGITFSQGMSTMMACEDMAIENQLKEVFGKADNFTINNNVLSLNKARMATLAKFQATDNGNATSQLNGTWEVDYISGPRIAFDGLYPDKKPTITFNLPDSIATGNSSCNNFRSSVKIEGSNIKFGMPASTRMACPGAGESTFFKTLESINKFSVSGNTLNLIMGDIAVMRLQRK is encoded by the coding sequence ATGAAACATTCTTATTATCTGATCCTGGGTTTAGCTTTTTTATGTAGTTCCTGTGGTAATACAAAAAAAGCAACAAAGTCCAATGAAACATCGTCCACCATGACAACAACTTCACTCACCGGCAAAAAGTGGAAGCTGATAGAATTAAACGGCCAACCCGTTGCAGATCGTGTGAATAACAAGGAACCATTTATTGAGTTCAATGATACAGATAAGCGATATACCGCTTCCGGCGGGTGTAACGGCCTGGGTGGCACCTATACGCTCACAGATAAAGGAGGGATTACATTTAGCCAGGGCATGTCAACCATGATGGCCTGCGAGGATATGGCCATAGAAAACCAATTAAAGGAAGTGTTCGGTAAAGCTGATAACTTTACGATCAATAACAATGTACTTTCTTTAAATAAAGCCAGGATGGCTACTTTGGCAAAGTTCCAGGCAACTGATAACGGCAATGCCACCAGCCAGCTGAACGGCACCTGGGAAGTGGATTATATTTCCGGGCCACGTATTGCTTTTGATGGTTTGTACCCTGATAAAAAGCCCACTATTACATTTAACCTTCCGGATAGTATAGCTACCGGCAACAGTAGTTGCAACAACTTCCGTTCTTCGGTTAAAATAGAAGGCAGCAATATAAAGTTTGGTATGCCTGCCAGCACACGGATGGCCTGCCCGGGAGCAGGAGAAAGTACGTTCTTCAAAACATTGGAAAGTATCAATAAATTCAGCGTTTCCGGGAATACCTTAAATCTCATCATGGGAGATATCGCGGTGATGCGGCTTCAAAGAAAATAG
- the purL gene encoding phosphoribosylformylglycinamidine synthase has translation MIHFFQNPKHIVYGVQTQNELAQEDIQKLNWLFGNAQKLGETILNHYYVGPRAAMITPWSTNAVEITQNMGIKGITRIEEFQPVPADFNAFDPMISQKYASLTQDMYTIQIAPEPIQEIDDIDAYNKSEGLALSAEEVDYLNRLAVKIGRKLTDSEVFAFSQANSEHCRHKIFNGTFVIDGEEMPTSLFKLIKKTSETHPNDIVSAYKDNVAFVKGPKVTQFAPKSADKPDYYEEKEFESVLSLKAETHNFPTTVEPFAGAATGSGGEIRDRLAGGQGALPLAGTAIYMTAYSRLQEDRPWETAMEERQWLYQTPMDILIKASNGASDFGNKFGQPLITGSVFTFEHEHFDKLSGTTRKLGYDKVIMQAGGVGYGKLEQAKKYTPKEGDKIVILGGENYRIGMGGAAVSSADTGAFGSGIELNAIQRSNPEMQKRAANAIRGLVESDHNPIVSIHDHGAGGHLNCLSELVEEKGGLIDLDKLPVGDPTLSAKEIIGNESQERMGLVIGEKDIDILQKVADRERAPMYTVGDVTGDHRFTFQSKSKGEKPMDYALEDFFGSSPKTIMKDSKISHNYDELSYDVNNVPAYLEQVLQLEAVASKDWLTNKVDRCVGGRVAKQQCAGPLQLTLNNVGVMALDYKSTEGIATTVGHSPLTALVDPAAGSRNAMGEALSNIVFAPIKNGLKGISLSANWMWACNNEGEDARLYEAVKACSDFAIALGINIPTGKDSLSMKQKYPDGSVIAPGTVIISAAGNCTDINKVVEPVLQKNAGSVYYINLTKDVFQLGGSSFAQIINKIGNKVASVKDADYFARAFNAIQDAINNGLIAAGHDVGSGGLITTLLEMCFADINLAANYDLSRLNEADTVKALFNENIAVVLQAQNDERLETLFAAAGIEVVKIGTVLEDTTVTVKNNADSFSFDVAATRDTWYKTSFLLDQKQSKNGTAQERYNNYKNQPLQYRFPAQFNGKKPVIDVSKPRPKAAILREKGSNSEREMANAMYLAGFDVRDVHMTDLITGRETLEDIQFIGAVGGFSNSDVLGSAKGWAGAFLYNEKAKTALDQFFARPDTLSVGICNGCQLFMELELINPDHTVHGKLLHNNSGKHESNFVSVKVQENKSVMLKSLAGTTLGVWISHGEGKFNLPEGEGQYDIVAKYAYDQYPHNPNGSDYNTAMMCDATGRHLVTMPHIERSIFQWNWAHYPAGRQDEVSPWIEAFVNARQWIEDQKQ, from the coding sequence GAAATATGCATCCCTGACACAGGACATGTATACGATACAAATTGCGCCTGAACCCATACAGGAAATTGATGATATTGATGCTTATAATAAATCGGAAGGCCTGGCGCTCAGTGCTGAAGAGGTGGATTATCTCAATCGGCTTGCTGTTAAAATTGGCCGTAAACTCACCGATTCTGAAGTTTTTGCTTTCTCGCAGGCCAATTCGGAACATTGCCGCCACAAAATATTCAATGGAACGTTTGTGATTGATGGTGAAGAAATGCCTACATCCTTGTTTAAGCTGATCAAAAAGACTTCTGAAACTCATCCTAACGATATTGTATCTGCTTATAAAGACAATGTGGCTTTTGTAAAGGGCCCGAAAGTAACCCAGTTTGCGCCAAAGTCAGCTGACAAACCCGACTATTACGAAGAGAAAGAATTTGAATCGGTTTTATCATTAAAGGCTGAAACCCATAATTTCCCTACAACCGTTGAACCTTTCGCCGGAGCAGCAACCGGATCAGGCGGAGAAATACGTGATCGCCTGGCAGGCGGCCAGGGTGCTTTACCGTTAGCTGGTACGGCTATTTATATGACGGCTTACTCCCGTTTACAGGAAGACCGGCCCTGGGAAACAGCGATGGAAGAACGTCAATGGTTGTACCAAACGCCCATGGATATCCTGATCAAGGCTTCGAATGGCGCTTCTGATTTTGGTAATAAATTTGGCCAGCCCCTGATCACCGGATCGGTATTCACTTTTGAGCATGAACACTTCGATAAGCTCAGCGGGACAACCAGAAAGCTGGGCTACGATAAAGTGATCATGCAGGCTGGAGGTGTAGGCTATGGCAAACTGGAACAGGCTAAAAAATATACACCTAAGGAAGGTGACAAGATCGTTATCCTGGGTGGTGAAAACTACCGGATCGGTATGGGCGGCGCTGCAGTCTCATCGGCAGACACCGGTGCTTTTGGCTCCGGCATCGAATTAAACGCTATTCAACGTTCTAACCCCGAAATGCAGAAGCGTGCGGCTAATGCTATTCGTGGATTAGTAGAATCAGATCACAACCCTATCGTGTCTATTCACGATCATGGTGCAGGAGGGCATTTAAACTGCCTCTCTGAATTAGTAGAAGAAAAGGGCGGATTGATTGATCTGGATAAATTACCTGTTGGAGATCCTACACTTTCTGCAAAGGAAATCATTGGTAACGAATCCCAGGAAAGAATGGGGCTTGTAATTGGAGAAAAAGATATCGACATACTGCAAAAGGTAGCCGACCGCGAGCGTGCCCCTATGTATACCGTGGGCGATGTTACCGGAGACCATCGCTTCACCTTTCAATCTAAGTCCAAAGGTGAAAAACCAATGGATTATGCCCTGGAAGACTTCTTTGGTTCTTCTCCTAAAACCATCATGAAAGACAGTAAGATCAGTCATAATTACGACGAATTGTCCTATGATGTCAATAATGTACCGGCTTATTTAGAGCAGGTATTACAACTGGAAGCAGTAGCCAGTAAAGACTGGTTAACGAATAAAGTTGACCGTTGCGTGGGTGGCCGTGTAGCCAAACAGCAATGTGCCGGACCTTTACAGCTTACTTTAAACAATGTAGGTGTAATGGCGCTGGATTACAAATCTACCGAAGGTATTGCTACCACAGTTGGACATTCACCATTAACCGCCCTTGTAGACCCCGCCGCAGGCTCAAGAAATGCTATGGGTGAAGCGCTGTCTAATATTGTTTTTGCGCCTATCAAAAATGGATTGAAAGGCATTTCTCTTTCAGCTAACTGGATGTGGGCCTGTAATAATGAAGGTGAAGATGCCAGACTATACGAAGCCGTTAAAGCCTGCTCCGATTTTGCGATTGCATTAGGTATTAACATTCCCACCGGTAAAGATTCTTTATCGATGAAACAAAAGTACCCGGATGGTAGTGTAATTGCTCCCGGTACTGTCATTATTTCCGCTGCCGGCAACTGTACAGATATTAATAAAGTAGTAGAACCGGTACTTCAAAAGAATGCAGGTTCAGTTTATTATATCAATTTAACAAAAGATGTATTCCAGTTGGGCGGTTCGTCTTTTGCGCAGATCATTAATAAAATTGGTAATAAAGTAGCTTCCGTTAAAGATGCAGACTATTTCGCCCGGGCCTTTAATGCGATACAGGATGCTATTAATAATGGGCTGATAGCTGCCGGGCATGACGTGGGCTCGGGAGGTTTGATCACCACTTTACTGGAAATGTGTTTTGCAGACATCAACCTGGCTGCCAATTATGATTTAAGTAGATTGAACGAGGCTGACACAGTAAAAGCATTATTTAACGAAAATATTGCCGTAGTGCTGCAGGCTCAAAACGATGAGCGCCTGGAGACACTATTTGCTGCTGCAGGAATTGAAGTTGTTAAAATAGGAACGGTCCTTGAAGACACAACCGTTACTGTTAAAAACAATGCTGACAGCTTTAGTTTTGATGTAGCTGCTACGCGCGACACCTGGTATAAAACCTCATTCCTTTTAGACCAGAAACAATCTAAAAACGGAACCGCACAGGAACGCTACAACAACTATAAAAATCAGCCGCTGCAGTACCGGTTTCCTGCTCAGTTCAACGGGAAAAAACCGGTGATTGACGTTTCAAAACCTCGTCCCAAAGCCGCCATTCTCCGTGAAAAGGGTTCTAACTCGGAGCGCGAAATGGCCAACGCTATGTACCTGGCCGGATTTGATGTCAGAGACGTACACATGACGGATCTCATTACCGGGCGCGAAACCCTGGAAGATATACAATTCATCGGCGCTGTAGGCGGATTTTCCAACTCGGATGTTTTGGGCTCTGCAAAAGGATGGGCGGGCGCCTTCCTCTATAATGAGAAAGCAAAGACTGCATTAGATCAATTCTTTGCCCGTCCTGATACTTTATCTGTGGGTATTTGTAACGGCTGCCAATTATTCATGGAACTGGAACTGATCAACCCGGATCACACGGTACATGGCAAATTGCTGCATAATAATTCGGGCAAGCACGAATCAAACTTTGTTTCCGTAAAAGTGCAGGAAAACAAATCCGTTATGTTGAAATCCTTAGCCGGCACAACATTGGGCGTATGGATCTCTCATGGTGAGGGTAAATTTAACCTTCCGGAAGGAGAAGGTCAATACGATATTGTTGCCAAATATGCATACGACCAGTATCCCCATAATCCAAACGGTTCCGATTACAATACGGCCATGATGTGTGATGCAACCGGCAGACACCTGGTTACCATGCCGCATATCGAACGCTCTATATTCCAATGGAACTGGGCGCACTATCCTGCCGGCAGACAGGATGAGGTAAGTCCATGGATTGAAGCATTTGTGAATGCACGTCAATGGATTGAAGACCAGAAGCAATAA